GGCCTGCCTCCCTGGGCTGGTCCTGGGgctggcaggagggggggcctgCCGGCTGTTGGCTAAGCCTGTGTCCGGCAGTGTATATCGGGCAGGGGACGTCGTGATCGGGGGACTGTTCCCCATCCATGTGGAAGCTCCAGAACCTGAGCTAGAGTTTAGGAGCAAGCGCAGCAACACTAACTGTACCATGTAAGTGGTTTGTAAAAGCAAATGTATACAATTGTTTTTGGAGCGTCGTCTGTGAAATGGTTCAATCTCCTTCTTTGCAGTTGTGCAAACCCAGGTCCTTTAACCCAGaactcttttcttctcccttccctccctacaTCTTGCTCCCCTGCTCCAGTTTCTACCAGCGGGCGTACCGCTGGCTCCAGACCATGATCTTTGCTGTGGAGGAGGTGAACCGTAACCCTAGCCTCCTCCCTGGGCTCAGGCTGGGGTACCTGGCCTCAGACTCCTGCCTGGTCGAGGGCACCGCCTTGGGGGCAGCCCTGGGCATGGTGACCGGGCAGGAAGACTCCATATCAGGCACAGACTGTGGCACAACTCCCGAGGTGCCAGTCATCATCGGAgacaccagctcctcctcctccatcgtgGTGGCACAGACCCTGGGAGTGTTTACCCTGCCCATGGTAGGCAGGGAGGCTCCGTCTATGGATGAATACTACttcttctttccccctcccAACTTTGCTGGGATGCTGTGCAAAGAAACTGATTCACAAAAGATTACATCTGGGTTtccaaaaaacattttaaccTGTCTTTATTCCTTGTTTCTTTcttgtttgtctctctttctgcccctctctctcctttccccccaggTGAGCTACTTTGCGTCCTGTACTTGTTTGAGTGACCGTAGGAAGTACCCCTCCTTCTTCAGGACTGTTCCCAGCGATGCCTTCCAGGCACGGGCCATGGCCTGGCTTCTGTCCCGGCTAGGCTGGACCTGGGTGGGCCTGTTGTCTGGGGACGATGACTACGGGAAGTATGGGGTCCAAATGCTGCTGCAGGAGCTGAGGGgctctggagtgtgtgtctcttaCTCTGAGGTCATCCCCAAGGTATTCTATACAAGTCTGTGTCTGTTCATCCATCTGTATAggctttcctctttctctctttactctctctctcgctctctctctctctctctgaggtccCCAAAGTACTGTCTGAAGACCTGCCTCATTGTTTTTGTGTCGGTAtctgtttctgtgtttttgattttgtatctgtgtctgcttttctctcttttttctctctcatcagtctctctgtctcacttctcttcagtctctctctctttgtaatcATCATTTTCTCCTCCCCTAAGGTCCATTCCCAGAGCAGGATCAGTCGGGTGGTTGACACCATCCAGAGGTCCTCTGCCACGGTTGTGGTGGTGTTTGCCAGCCCCCAGGATGCACAGGTGAGCCTCGTCAATACAGGTCTGTCTCAGATACTCATAATTAATACGATTCCACTTGCATCATTATCCTGTATTGTTGCCATATATGCATCGGAAGAATACCTGGTCTCTTTAACACATGTTACGTGTACAGTAGGTTCCACATCTgtggaagagagacagatgcaaacaggcTCTAACAGAATgtatataaaatgtatattcGTAAATATTGAATATTTTCACTATTTATAGAAATTTCAATATATTGAATTTTTCTTTCAATACATCTCTTAAAATCTCAGGTTAACATAGTATACACATTAGTGTACACATTACTAATTACCTTCTTGATGCAGGGGATATCATGTTTTTGATTTACTGGAAACGTCAGATGGGTATTTCAGACATTTGTCACTTTGTTTCTTTGCCTGCAGGCTCTCCTGAAAGAAGTGGTGCGTCAGAACATCACAGATAAGCAGTGGATCGCTAGCGAGGCCTGGATCACCTTCACCAGCCTCTCAGTCCCCCAGAACCTCCCCTCGCTGGCCGGCACCATCGGGTTTGCCCTCCGGAGGGCCCCTATCCCTGGGCTGGGAGACTTCCTGACCCAGCTGAGGCCAGACGGGCCCTCGCCCCATCACGACCCCTTCCTCAGGGAATTGTGGGAAGAGCTGTTTGGGTGTTCTTTGGAGGCCGGTCAGGGCACTGCTCAGCTGTgttcagggtcagaggtcataggTCAGTGTACCTGTTATAGGAAAACTGTCTTGTTCATAACAATGAGGTTCTTGATTGACTCACTTTGACATGTAAAGTGAGTCAATTTACATGTTTCTGCTTGTTTCAATTTCTCAAACCCAGTGGAGGGGGAGAGTATGTACGCGGACGTGTCACAGCTGAGGGGCACCTATAACGTGTACAAGGCCGTGTACGCCATCGCCCACGCTCTGCATGGCATGCTGGCCTGCCCACCTGGAGACCTGTGTCCCAACCTCCAGCACCTGCAGCCCAAAGACGTGAGCTGACCTTTAACATCATACTGAATAAGGCTTTAGAAACACGTAATCAAAGGGATTATTATTCTTTAAGGgattataaatacaaattattcgATCCTATTTTAAGGACAAGTGTACTTCCCCAAAGGACACTTGTCCTTCGGGGAAGTTAGACATATTTTTCACTTGTTTACCACCtgaatgtacttgtccaaaacaaaaacatttgctaATGTATAAATATGACAACTATAGACAGATAGCAAATTGATAAATGTTATTTTATAACTGATTGGGCTTGTTTTGTACAAATTACTTGAAGTCACTGTGACATTGACATCTTGACAGGCAGGCTTACATGTGTCATATCTAAAAGAGCTTGTTCCTTTGAACAAAGAGGAGGATCTGAaattataactagagagggtacaatttccagcccgatttgtaggaaacttggtgaaggggtgtagcattGGCCAACATAATTCTTACCATGATTCATCATTCGGCTCCTTAACAATCGctgcaaaagagctgcagttcctgtgcagagaaaggagaacctagcagaacaaccatctctccagatCTACATCATAGCCAAAGCCCACCTGAGGTCGcgacagctagtcagactcgttagatcagagaggtatatcaggtctcaacattaacattttttggaacttactggccccaagacaatttttactggcccccccctccaaaagttgtaatttatcattgttacaacaaaaccaaagacttataagttgtgttattctgttaacatgtttaaccatttattaaaaacatcctggatataaaaagaacaaaaatgaaatcacatttctagtgataaaaaataaaaaggtaatagtcaggaaacaattgacttttaacctcaaaaatgacgtgctctcttccctgctgacagccatctctgcacaactctgtctggctgaaactgaaacctctggtccctgaatgctaatatataaaagcttccatagcatttcatcagtatgatactaagtacccaagtcggcaccattcttctgctgcagttcaatagcctgggggaacgaggcgaacggctggcccgtcttaattacgtgatatgccgttgttataagtcgtgcaataacatgatgggcatctacattgaaattcctgaccagcatggtcaacagcctggaagatggattgtcaaccatccgcttagctgtcacgcaaaacatttttttttttttactgttgctactTTACAGCCTTTTACCGTTAAAATTACggattttttttacagtgtagcaATGAAgaaggctcgctgatatcgctagAACGTTGTATctatgcatcgttgctaacgtgtgatgACGTTGTGACTGAGTTCCCTTGTGCCACAAACGGCACTTTTTGCCAGAAAAACTTAGTTCAAGCCTAAACCGTCAAACGGAACCTTCGCGCGAATACAAGCGACTCAATCTggaccaagacaaacattttgacaccaacgttgtctatgtagtccaaatattgagggatccttaggcgGGCTTGACATTAccttaactttttgaggcacttttaCAAGGTACATTTACCTTTCACtagtccatgcacaaaagtcatttgtccctttgaccaacgaagatgagctgtaatattatacaaataatataggTAACAATTGAGGTGTAATTAAAAATGTTATtcgttacattaaacatttacacaatttctgcagaatgaaacactttctgttatgtactgtattgcagcttcgtcccaaGATTTCTACAgtccgtgcagctaatttaatgctcaacacttgaacggggacTTATTACttaaaagaggaattatttactgtgtcttctcagttacactatcagggtttggaaatactgtgacttgctaaagtaggcaaatggctagtagaacataacatttcatcataatttcagtcaatcaaacagctgcaagacccagtgaaatgttatatacagctagcaaactaacgttagctagcatcgctaacgacattggctaactcaacttcggtaggctatcctcattatttgcaagctagctaaacttatactatatctaaaataattttgtagacataacaatgggtTTTGCCATTAAATGTGTCCAGTAaatttctcttccacttgccctacaaaaaaatccacttgtcccagaCAAGCAGACAAGACTTAAGGTctttgcacactgagtccgaaattcgtgtccgaaatgttcgcacgtaaaaaaataaatacgaccTAATGTTATGTCAATCGCGTTTACAAACTGCCTCAGAAACTTTCGTCCGTCAAAAAAAAGTTCGGATTGGGTTCGATTTTCTGCGTTTCTCGCATCCATAGCCAGCATTTTGAGAGTTTTTTTGACAATTCAGAGGCACTGAATTTTGAGGCTGACGATTACGAAAAAACGTAAACGAAAATTTcgcactcagtgtgcaagggTCTTTAATGTCGATCCCTGTAATGGGAGTTGTTTGCTCTCTTACAGATTGTTCAGTACCTGAGAGGTGTGAACTTCACCACACATGTGGGTGACCCCGTCCACTTTGACCAGAATGGAGATCCACCTGCTTCCTATGACATCATCAACTGGCACGTGACCCCACAGGGTGGGGCGGAATTTGACACCGTCGGACATTTTTTGACATCTGAGGGATCGGGGGGCCAGTTTCACCTGGAACTTGAGAGAGTGATGTGGGGTGGTGGGAGTGGACGTGAGGTAAGACTCAAGGAAATGTAGAAAAAATATGTGCAAAGGTGAAGCAATACTATGTAGTATGTAGTTTGTCAACTAAAATATCTGGAAGAGGTTACTGTTGAAAGTGTATGATGTGATTCTGTA
The genomic region above belongs to Osmerus eperlanus chromosome 11, fOsmEpe2.1, whole genome shotgun sequence and contains:
- the LOC134029673 gene encoding extracellular calcium-sensing receptor-like produces the protein MVLRRSSPQVMWLSGRLWLLACLPGLVLGLAGGGACRLLAKPVSGSVYRAGDVVIGGLFPIHVEAPEPELEFRSKRSNTNCTIFYQRAYRWLQTMIFAVEEVNRNPSLLPGLRLGYLASDSCLVEGTALGAALGMVTGQEDSISGTDCGTTPEVPVIIGDTSSSSSIVVAQTLGVFTLPMVSYFASCTCLSDRRKYPSFFRTVPSDAFQARAMAWLLSRLGWTWVGLLSGDDDYGKYGVQMLLQELRGSGVCVSYSEVIPKVHSQSRISRVVDTIQRSSATVVVVFASPQDAQALLKEVVRQNITDKQWIASEAWITFTSLSVPQNLPSLAGTIGFALRRAPIPGLGDFLTQLRPDGPSPHHDPFLRELWEELFGCSLEAGQGTAQLCSGSEVIVEGESMYADVSQLRGTYNVYKAVYAIAHALHGMLACPPGDLCPNLQHLQPKDIVQYLRGVNFTTHVGDPVHFDQNGDPPASYDIINWHVTPQGGAEFDTVGHFLTSEGSGGQFHLELERVMWGGGSGREVPVSVCSTPCPPGTWKAAQKGRPICCFDCLPCSEGEVSRETGSVECSRCPERFWSSPDHTECIPQQVDFLSLSDSMGIALSVISVVGATLTAATLITFICHRHTPLVRANNSELSFLLLLSLKLCFLCALAFIGQPRPWSCMLRHTLFGISFVLCLSCLLSRTVVVLVAFRSTLPGENLMRYLGPNQQRLGISLCTLVQVLICVLWLSLAPPRPTERGIRGDQGPKILLECAVGSVAGFSLVLGYIGLLASLCLLLAFLARKLPDNFNEAKLITFSMLIFCAVWVSFVPAYVSSPGKYTVAVEIFAILASSYGLLACIFVPKCYIILLRPERNTKKQMMAK